The following are encoded in a window of Staphylospora marina genomic DNA:
- a CDS encoding branched-chain amino acid ABC transporter permease: MRALGLFTLVVLLFPWLTDSSYLLTVATFTGIYAIVAVGLGLLMGYAGQISLGQAAFFGIGAYTSAVLSVKAGFSPWLGMVAGMILPGLVAFLLGRTLSRLRGYYLAMATLAFGIGIHVLLNEWTSLTGGASGLYGIMKPELLGLKIKTGIPYYYFVWFFALLAVFMTLNIARHRIGRALSSIHGSEAASAAMGVAIGKHKMQAFVFSAMLAGLAGALFAHMGYSLSPETFGLSTSILFVTMVVLGGMRSVWGAVVGAILISSIRVGVKFLGEEIPGITSEFELVLFGLILMLVVLFLPRGLVPELKERFQNRWRKPKAALAAGSEKEGSACDIRSSV, encoded by the coding sequence TTGCGGGCGTTGGGTCTGTTCACGTTGGTTGTTTTGCTGTTCCCCTGGCTGACGGATTCCTCGTACCTGCTGACGGTGGCCACGTTCACCGGCATTTACGCCATCGTGGCGGTGGGGTTGGGCCTGTTGATGGGATATGCGGGACAAATCTCGCTCGGACAGGCGGCGTTTTTCGGCATCGGGGCGTACACCTCCGCCGTGTTGAGCGTGAAAGCGGGTTTCAGTCCCTGGCTCGGCATGGTTGCCGGAATGATTCTTCCGGGATTGGTGGCGTTCCTGTTGGGCAGAACCCTGTCCAGACTGCGCGGGTATTACCTGGCGATGGCCACGCTGGCGTTCGGCATCGGCATCCACGTGTTGCTGAATGAGTGGACGAGCCTGACCGGCGGAGCTTCCGGCCTGTACGGCATCATGAAGCCGGAGCTGCTCGGCCTGAAAATCAAAACGGGGATTCCTTACTACTACTTCGTCTGGTTTTTCGCCCTGCTCGCGGTGTTCATGACGCTCAACATCGCCAGGCACCGGATCGGCCGCGCCCTCTCCTCCATTCACGGCAGCGAAGCGGCTTCGGCGGCCATGGGAGTGGCGATCGGCAAACACAAGATGCAGGCCTTCGTGTTCAGTGCCATGTTGGCGGGTCTGGCCGGCGCCCTGTTCGCTCACATGGGATACAGCCTGTCTCCGGAAACGTTCGGGCTGTCCACGTCGATCCTGTTCGTCACCATGGTGGTGCTCGGCGGCATGCGTTCGGTCTGGGGAGCCGTGGTGGGAGCCATCCTCATCTCATCCATCCGGGTGGGTGTCAAGTTCCTGGGGGAAGAAATCCCCGGGATCACCAGTGAATTTGAACTGGTGCTTTTCGGTCTCATCCTGATGCTGGTCGTCCTGTTCCTGCCGCGGGGACTTGTCCCCGAGCTGAAGGAGCGTTTTCAGAATCGGTGGCGAAAACCGAAAGCGGCGCTGGCGGCCGGATCTGAAAAGGAGGGATCCGCATGCGACATCCGCTCCTCCGTCTGA
- a CDS encoding branched-chain amino acid ABC transporter permease gives MEEFFQFLWTGVTIGSTYAVVALGFVTIYSVSRVVNLAQGEFVMLGGMLLYTLLEAGLPLWAAAVSTVLLVALLGFLIEWGLVRRAGNADELSLIILTIGASIFLRGVASMIWGKDAVKVSSFTGDDPLMLGPVPVTPQTLWIVGTVLVLVILLYLFLEKTLTGKAFQAVASNRTAARLMGIRPLRMSALSFVISGVLGAAAGIVISPVLYPAYDVGTLLGVKGFSAAILGGLGNPAGAVTGGVLMGVMESFGAGYVDSGMKDAIVFAIVLIALLIRPQGLFGEKSVGKGGL, from the coding sequence TTGGAAGAATTTTTCCAGTTTCTGTGGACCGGAGTGACGATCGGAAGCACCTATGCCGTGGTGGCATTGGGATTTGTCACGATTTACAGCGTGTCCAGGGTGGTCAATCTGGCCCAGGGAGAGTTTGTGATGCTGGGCGGGATGCTGTTGTACACGCTGCTGGAAGCGGGTCTTCCCCTGTGGGCGGCCGCTGTTTCCACCGTGTTGCTGGTGGCTCTCCTCGGTTTTCTCATCGAGTGGGGGCTTGTGCGGAGAGCGGGCAACGCCGACGAACTCAGCCTGATCATCCTGACGATCGGGGCGTCGATCTTTCTCCGGGGCGTGGCCAGCATGATCTGGGGCAAAGATGCCGTCAAAGTGAGCTCTTTCACCGGAGATGATCCCCTCATGCTCGGTCCGGTTCCGGTCACCCCGCAAACCCTTTGGATCGTGGGAACGGTGCTGGTACTGGTGATCCTGCTCTATCTGTTCCTGGAAAAAACCCTCACCGGCAAGGCATTCCAGGCCGTCGCCTCCAATCGCACGGCAGCACGCCTGATGGGCATCCGTCCTCTCCGCATGTCCGCCCTGTCTTTCGTCATCAGCGGCGTGCTGGGCGCGGCGGCGGGCATCGTGATTTCCCCCGTCCTTTATCCCGCGTATGACGTCGGCACGCTGCTCGGCGTGAAAGGGTTTTCAGCGGCCATTCTGGGCGGACTCGGCAATCCTGCCGGTGCGGTGACCGGCGGAGTGTTGATGGGAGTCATGGAGTCCTTCGGAGCCGGATATGTGGATTCCGGCATGAAAGACGCGATCGTGTTCGCCATTGTGCTGATCGCTCTCCTGATTCGGCCGCAAGGGCTCTTCGGAGAAAAATCCGTCGGGAAAGGAGGACTTTGA
- a CDS encoding cobalamin-binding protein, producing the protein MRIISICPSNTELIWFLGAADKLVGLDDWSDWPVGLGHLPRVGPDLDIDMDKVKALKPDLVIASLSVPGMEKNVERLEREKIPHVVLNPTTFADIAEDLGRLGAELGMPDRGKEEARRFLEEVRSVASRIPKNPAPVRLYWEWWPKPVFTPGGRNWLTELSRLAGAVNVFEDEPSGSVRTDWEEVKRRRPDRVLAVWTGVPSHRVKPSLITSRPAWQGEPFAEESRVHILEEGWYCRPSPRLLTGLKHLAHLLYPDRFRPVVPDDPYASNHL; encoded by the coding sequence ATGCGCATCATTTCCATTTGCCCCAGCAATACCGAATTGATCTGGTTTCTCGGTGCCGCCGACAAGCTTGTCGGTCTGGATGACTGGTCCGACTGGCCCGTCGGTCTGGGTCACCTTCCCCGTGTCGGTCCGGATCTTGACATTGACATGGACAAGGTGAAAGCATTGAAACCCGATCTGGTCATCGCCTCCCTGAGCGTCCCCGGCATGGAAAAGAACGTGGAACGACTGGAACGCGAAAAGATCCCGCACGTGGTGCTCAACCCGACAACATTCGCCGACATCGCCGAAGACCTCGGCCGCCTGGGAGCGGAATTGGGGATGCCGGATCGCGGAAAGGAAGAGGCCCGTCGTTTCCTGGAAGAGGTCCGTTCCGTGGCTTCACGCATTCCGAAGAATCCCGCTCCCGTCCGGTTGTACTGGGAATGGTGGCCCAAACCGGTGTTTACGCCGGGGGGACGCAACTGGTTGACGGAACTGAGCCGATTGGCAGGTGCCGTCAATGTGTTCGAAGACGAACCTTCAGGCAGCGTCCGTACCGACTGGGAAGAAGTGAAGCGCCGGAGGCCGGACCGGGTCCTTGCGGTGTGGACCGGGGTTCCGAGCCATCGGGTCAAACCGTCCCTGATCACGTCCAGACCGGCTTGGCAGGGTGAACCCTTCGCCGAAGAATCCCGTGTGCACATCCTCGAAGAAGGCTGGTATTGCCGGCCTTCTCCCCGCCTGCTCACGGGCTTGAAACATCTGGCCCATCTTCTGTATCCGGACCGGTTTCGTCCGGTGGTTCCGGACGATCCCTACGCCTCCAACCATTTGTGA
- a CDS encoding glycoside hydrolase family 18 protein, with protein sequence MQIHVVSPGQTLTGIAAAYSTTVEAVVRANRIPDPSRLVPGQALVIPIQGRYYWVRRGDTLTTIARRFGIPVLRIAEANRIPLNALLTPGMRLFIPSAPRRTAEINAYVEPLGREVPERLVADAREAAPSLTYLAPFSYRARRDGTLQAPPLDDFPNIARQNRASLMMVVTNLEGDRFSDELGHILVTDENVQTRLLNEIVSTARQIGFRDVHFDFEFLPPEDREAYNRFLRRARDRLHAEGLLISTALAPKTSRTQRGQWYEAHDYRAHGQIVDFVVLMTYEWGYSGGPPLPVSPINEVRRVLDYAVTEIPRNKIMMGQNLYGYDWTLPFRPGNPPARAVSPQEAIRIAAREGAAIQYDTRAQAPHFRYTDDRGRSHQVWFEDARSIQAKFDLVKRMGLRGISYWKLGLSFPQNWLLIGENFQVVKRG encoded by the coding sequence ATGCAGATTCACGTGGTAAGTCCCGGCCAGACACTGACCGGGATCGCGGCCGCCTATTCGACCACGGTCGAGGCAGTGGTCCGTGCCAATCGGATTCCCGATCCGTCGCGCCTCGTTCCGGGGCAGGCACTGGTGATCCCGATTCAGGGCCGTTATTACTGGGTTCGACGCGGAGATACGCTGACGACCATTGCCCGCAGATTCGGAATCCCGGTGCTCAGGATCGCGGAGGCGAACCGGATCCCGCTGAATGCTTTGCTGACTCCGGGGATGCGCCTGTTCATCCCGTCCGCTCCCCGGCGAACTGCCGAGATCAACGCGTACGTGGAACCTTTGGGCAGAGAAGTTCCCGAAAGACTGGTGGCCGATGCCCGGGAAGCGGCCCCTTCCCTGACCTATCTGGCTCCCTTCAGCTACCGGGCACGTCGGGACGGTACGCTTCAGGCACCTCCGCTGGACGATTTTCCGAACATCGCCCGGCAGAACCGGGCCTCCCTCATGATGGTGGTGACCAATCTGGAAGGGGACCGGTTCAGTGACGAGCTGGGTCACATCCTCGTCACCGATGAAAACGTGCAAACCCGGTTGCTCAATGAGATTGTTTCCACGGCGCGGCAGATCGGGTTCCGGGACGTGCATTTCGACTTCGAATTTTTGCCCCCGGAAGACCGGGAAGCGTACAACCGGTTTTTGCGAAGAGCCCGGGACCGGCTGCATGCGGAAGGACTGCTCATCTCCACCGCTCTCGCCCCGAAAACGTCGCGCACCCAGCGCGGTCAGTGGTATGAAGCCCATGATTACCGGGCACATGGTCAAATCGTTGACTTCGTCGTCCTGATGACCTACGAATGGGGATACAGCGGCGGTCCGCCCTTGCCGGTCTCGCCGATCAACGAAGTCCGCCGGGTGCTGGATTACGCGGTCACCGAAATCCCGAGAAACAAGATCATGATGGGACAAAATTTGTACGGATACGATTGGACGCTTCCTTTCCGTCCCGGAAATCCTCCCGCCCGCGCCGTCAGCCCGCAGGAAGCGATCCGCATCGCCGCGCGGGAAGGCGCCGCGATCCAATATGACACACGGGCGCAAGCTCCCCACTTTCGCTATACCGACGACCGGGGACGATCCCACCAGGTCTGGTTTGAAGATGCCCGGTCCATCCAGGCAAAATTTGATCTGGTCAAGAGAATGGGCTTGCGCGGAATCAGTTACTGGAAATTGGGACTTTCCTTTCCGCAAAACTGGCTGTTGATCGGAGAAAACTTCCAGGTGGTGAAGAGAGGATGA
- a CDS encoding ABC transporter ATP-binding protein, translating to MRHPLLRLTKVSRRFGGLVAVDAVDLDVSKETITGLIGPNGAGKSTLFHVISGVLSPTEGEMFFDQTPIHGREPHEIAALGMSRTFQNIQIVKEMSVLENTLIGCHLQGSAGFLKTAFPTRGVREEERRLIRSALEALSFVGLEQDAHKPAHLLPLGQLRLLELARALASRPKLLLLDEIAAGLNHTETKRMGALIRKIREQGVTVLLVEHDMDLVMSICDRVVVLNQGQKIAEGTPEEVRTDENVIRAYLGEETEVTG from the coding sequence ATGCGACATCCGCTCCTCCGTCTGACAAAAGTGAGTCGCCGATTCGGCGGACTGGTGGCGGTCGACGCGGTCGACCTGGACGTCTCAAAGGAAACGATCACGGGACTGATCGGGCCCAACGGCGCCGGAAAAAGCACGTTGTTCCATGTCATTTCCGGAGTTCTCTCACCGACGGAAGGCGAAATGTTCTTTGACCAAACACCGATTCACGGCCGGGAGCCGCATGAGATCGCCGCGCTCGGCATGTCGCGCACGTTCCAGAACATTCAGATCGTCAAGGAAATGAGCGTGCTGGAAAACACGCTGATCGGATGTCATTTGCAAGGATCCGCCGGATTTTTGAAAACGGCGTTTCCCACACGCGGCGTGCGGGAGGAAGAACGGCGTTTGATTCGCTCCGCTTTGGAAGCGCTTTCATTCGTCGGATTGGAGCAGGATGCTCACAAACCCGCCCACTTGTTGCCTCTCGGGCAGTTGAGATTGCTGGAGCTGGCCCGAGCGCTCGCTTCCCGTCCCAAGCTTCTGCTTCTGGACGAGATCGCCGCCGGTCTCAATCATACCGAAACCAAACGGATGGGTGCGCTGATCCGAAAGATCCGGGAACAGGGTGTCACCGTCCTGCTGGTGGAACACGACATGGATCTGGTCATGAGCATTTGCGATCGGGTGGTGGTGCTGAATCAAGGTCAAAAAATCGCGGAAGGAACGCCGGAGGAGGTGCGCACGGACGAAAACGTGATCCGCGCGTATCTCGGGGAAGAGACGGAGGTGACGGGATGA
- a CDS encoding divergent PAP2 family protein yields MLHQLLVNFPLWTSLTAILLAQILKVLWNFIVTRSWDWNWLLSSGGMPSAHTSAVSSLAVAVGLYRGWDSAAFAVSSVLAIIVMYDATGVRRHAGMQARVLNQLVDDFAALLGELRHIKDFSPRETGTRLKEILGHQPIEVFTGAWFGIAVALVMYWLWG; encoded by the coding sequence ATGCTGCATCAGCTTCTCGTCAATTTTCCGCTATGGACATCACTGACGGCCATCCTGCTGGCACAGATTCTGAAAGTGCTTTGGAATTTCATCGTCACCCGCAGCTGGGACTGGAACTGGCTGCTCAGTTCAGGCGGTATGCCGAGTGCTCATACGTCCGCCGTGTCTTCGTTGGCGGTGGCCGTGGGACTGTATCGCGGATGGGATTCCGCCGCTTTCGCCGTCAGCAGCGTGTTGGCGATCATCGTGATGTACGATGCCACCGGTGTACGTCGTCATGCCGGCATGCAGGCACGCGTGCTGAATCAGCTGGTGGACGATTTTGCGGCATTGCTCGGGGAACTGCGCCACATCAAGGATTTTTCTCCCAGAGAGACGGGTACGAGACTGAAGGAAATTCTCGGTCATCAGCCGATTGAAGTGTTTACGGGCGCCTGGTTCGGCATCGCCGTCGCACTCGTCATGTATTGGCTCTGGGGTTGA
- a CDS encoding Uma2 family endonuclease, producing MKAPTFHEGIKYSYRDYLQWDDEQSWEIIDGVPHNMAPAPSSKHQEVLGNVFALFHQYLKGKRCKVYIAPFEVRLSESGLDEETFNIVQPDLTVVCDRKKIDERGCNGTPDLIVEVLSPGMAAKRDKIVKFELYERFGVKEYWIVDPYHENVEVFLLEEGKFGNRQVYVKGDVFAVSLFGDLLIDLNAVFQEESFE from the coding sequence GTGAAAGCCCCCACGTTTCACGAAGGAATCAAATACTCGTACCGCGATTATTTGCAATGGGACGATGAGCAGAGTTGGGAGATCATTGACGGTGTCCCGCACAACATGGCTCCGGCCCCCTCATCCAAGCACCAGGAAGTTCTGGGCAACGTGTTTGCTCTGTTTCATCAGTATTTGAAAGGAAAACGGTGCAAGGTCTACATCGCTCCGTTTGAAGTGCGACTGTCTGAATCGGGTTTGGATGAAGAGACCTTCAACATCGTGCAGCCGGACCTCACCGTGGTGTGCGACCGGAAAAAAATCGACGAACGGGGATGCAACGGCACCCCCGATCTGATCGTGGAAGTCTTGTCGCCGGGCATGGCGGCCAAACGGGACAAGATCGTCAAATTCGAACTGTATGAGAGATTCGGCGTGAAGGAATATTGGATTGTCGATCCGTATCATGAAAACGTGGAAGTGTTTCTGCTGGAGGAAGGAAAGTTCGGGAACCGGCAAGTGTATGTCAAGGGGGATGTGTTTGCCGTTTCCCTGTTCGGGGATCTGCTCATCGATCTGAATGCCGTCTTTCAGGAGGAGTCTTTCGAATGA
- a CDS encoding alanyl-tRNA editing protein, translated as MKMNKETPRTRLLYYEDPRQMRFSATVLKRGEVGGQPAVVLDRTAFYPEGGGQPADRGVLDGVRVLDVRRESGDVWHVLERDMPAGPGEEVTGMVDWERRFDFMQQHHGQHLLSAAFEDVLGAKTLSVHMGEKTCTLDVDRPNLTEKEVTDVLERANFMVWSNVPVHARFVDEEELKRLSLRNPPKVSGPVRIVSAGEFDHSPCGGTHPLRTGEVGMIVILRHERHKRGTRVEFVCGKRALTEFLRRNERLLSASMLTGTGWDMLPERVRQLRASGEEANKALRRMKERLAEREADELLLSGERLSGEIPLVCRAWEHRPVDELKRIAERISERGGVALLGTMEGDAAKLVFARGSRPDVNMSDLLKECIKIAGGKGGGRPHLAQGSAPNPQRLGDMLEHAKRRLSQ; from the coding sequence ATGAAAATGAACAAGGAAACTCCGCGCACGCGTCTTCTGTATTATGAAGATCCCCGTCAGATGCGTTTTTCGGCAACCGTTCTGAAAAGGGGAGAGGTCGGGGGTCAACCGGCGGTGGTGCTGGACCGGACCGCCTTTTACCCGGAAGGAGGCGGACAACCGGCGGACCGCGGCGTGCTTGATGGCGTGAGGGTGTTGGATGTCCGCAGGGAAAGCGGTGACGTGTGGCATGTCCTGGAACGGGACATGCCCGCCGGACCGGGAGAGGAAGTCACGGGGATGGTGGATTGGGAGCGGCGCTTTGATTTCATGCAGCAGCATCACGGCCAACATCTGTTGTCCGCCGCGTTTGAAGACGTGTTGGGGGCGAAAACGCTCTCCGTGCACATGGGAGAGAAGACGTGCACGCTGGATGTGGACCGTCCGAATCTGACGGAGAAAGAGGTGACCGACGTGCTGGAACGGGCCAATTTCATGGTCTGGTCCAACGTTCCGGTTCACGCGCGCTTTGTGGATGAGGAGGAGTTGAAGCGTCTTTCCCTGCGCAATCCTCCGAAAGTGTCGGGACCGGTGCGGATCGTGTCCGCGGGTGAGTTTGACCATTCTCCCTGTGGCGGAACTCATCCGCTCCGTACCGGTGAGGTGGGCATGATCGTCATTTTGCGCCATGAACGGCACAAGCGGGGAACCCGGGTGGAATTTGTTTGCGGGAAGCGGGCGCTGACGGAATTCCTGCGAAGAAACGAACGGCTCCTGAGCGCATCCATGCTGACGGGAACCGGATGGGACATGCTTCCCGAACGCGTGCGTCAACTGCGCGCATCGGGAGAGGAAGCCAACAAGGCTTTGCGCAGGATGAAGGAAAGGCTGGCGGAACGGGAAGCGGACGAGCTGCTGCTGTCCGGCGAGCGGCTTTCCGGGGAAATTCCGCTTGTCTGTCGCGCTTGGGAACATCGACCGGTCGACGAATTGAAACGGATCGCCGAGCGCATTTCCGAGCGGGGAGGGGTCGCGCTGCTGGGGACGATGGAAGGAGACGCCGCCAAATTGGTGTTCGCCCGTGGCTCCCGACCCGATGTCAACATGTCTGACCTTCTGAAAGAATGCATCAAAATCGCCGGTGGAAAAGGAGGCGGGAGACCCCATCTCGCACAGGGGTCGGCTCCGAACCCTCAGCGGCTCGGGGACATGCTGGAGCATGCGAAACGCCGTCTGTCGCAATGA
- a CDS encoding ABC transporter ATP-binding protein, producing MSETLLCTEKLSAGYGPIQVLKDVSLEIRSGEIVAMLGANGSGKTTLLRVISGLLPSIAGTVRFRDRDIHRLPAEDLVKMGIVHVPEHRQIFGTLTVHENLLMGAWTLRKAGKREIEKRLGEVYELFPVLKEREKQLGGTLSGGQQQMLAIGRAMMSKPVLLLLDEPSLGLSPLMTQEVFALVRRLRDQASTSVLLVEQNARGALRIADRAYILQTGRIAREGDAAELAKDPAIQDSYLGKSLTS from the coding sequence ATGAGCGAGACCCTTTTGTGCACGGAAAAATTGTCGGCGGGCTACGGCCCCATCCAGGTGCTCAAAGATGTGTCGCTGGAAATTCGCTCCGGCGAAATCGTGGCCATGCTGGGGGCAAACGGTTCGGGAAAAACCACCCTGCTGCGGGTCATTTCCGGGCTGCTCCCGAGCATCGCCGGAACCGTCCGCTTCCGGGACCGGGACATCCACCGGCTGCCGGCGGAAGATCTCGTGAAAATGGGCATCGTTCACGTACCCGAACACCGGCAAATCTTCGGAACGCTCACGGTTCACGAGAACCTGCTGATGGGGGCATGGACGTTGCGAAAAGCCGGCAAACGGGAGATCGAAAAGCGGCTCGGGGAAGTGTATGAACTGTTTCCGGTGCTGAAGGAACGGGAGAAGCAGCTGGGGGGAACGCTCTCCGGCGGCCAGCAACAAATGCTGGCCATCGGGCGGGCCATGATGTCCAAACCCGTTTTGCTTCTCCTGGACGAGCCGTCCCTGGGCCTTTCTCCCCTGATGACGCAGGAGGTGTTCGCGCTCGTCCGGAGACTCCGGGACCAAGCTTCCACCTCCGTGCTGCTGGTGGAGCAAAACGCCCGGGGAGCCCTGCGCATCGCCGACAGGGCGTACATCTTGCAGACCGGTCGGATCGCGCGGGAAGGGGACGCCGCCGAACTGGCGAAAGACCCGGCGATCCAGGACTCTTATCTCGGCAAATCTTTGACATCCTGA
- the pnuC gene encoding nicotinamide riboside transporter PnuC, which produces MPLKNWNWFEKIWLLSFSGVALILSVLWKDTLFGFSVFLSGVICVVLAAKGSIWTYAWGMYNTLGHAWISWQSGLYGETMLNALYFFPMQIVGWWLWRERMNEETVQMRKISPAGGIALGVLCALGTWGYGWWLSTLPGQQTPYMDSLTNVLSVAAQILMALRYREQWALWIIINMVSVAMWSLRLTDGAEEAATMVAMWSAYLVNSVYGWISWSRGADRDMKEEKHRELTA; this is translated from the coding sequence ATGCCGCTGAAAAACTGGAATTGGTTTGAAAAGATCTGGCTTTTGTCATTTTCCGGCGTGGCACTCATTCTTTCCGTGCTTTGGAAGGATACGCTGTTCGGATTCTCCGTCTTTCTTTCCGGCGTGATTTGCGTGGTGCTGGCGGCGAAGGGCAGCATCTGGACGTATGCTTGGGGCATGTACAACACGCTGGGGCATGCGTGGATCAGTTGGCAAAGCGGGTTGTACGGAGAGACCATGTTGAATGCGCTTTATTTCTTCCCCATGCAAATCGTCGGATGGTGGCTGTGGAGAGAACGCATGAATGAAGAGACGGTGCAAATGCGCAAGATCTCGCCTGCAGGAGGAATCGCGTTGGGAGTGTTGTGTGCACTGGGCACCTGGGGGTACGGGTGGTGGCTGTCAACGCTTCCGGGGCAACAGACGCCGTACATGGATTCTCTCACCAACGTGTTGTCGGTGGCGGCTCAAATCCTGATGGCGCTTCGCTATCGGGAGCAGTGGGCGCTGTGGATCATCATCAACATGGTTTCCGTTGCGATGTGGAGCCTCCGCCTGACGGATGGTGCGGAAGAGGCGGCCACCATGGTGGCGATGTGGTCCGCGTACCTGGTGAACAGCGTGTACGGATGGATCTCCTGGAGCCGTGGCGCCGATCGGGACATGAAGGAAGAGAAACACAGGGAGCTGACGGCATGA
- a CDS encoding ABC transporter substrate-binding protein, translating into MKRMWRILLSTSLAAGLVMAGCSGGSGQGEAPEEYVIGAVVSKTGAASPLGEPEYNTLKLLEKQVNEQGKIKVRLVLVDDESDPQKAQEETNRLIHDENVLALIGSTTTGASLAMKGLAMENEVPLISLAASVKVVQPVEESTWVFKTPHSDEHAAERVLDWAKKNNWTKLAIIHDSNAFGTSGKEELSKLAGKYGVSIVASESYNTKDQDMTVQLTKIKNSGAQAMIVWGTNPGPAIIAKNRKALGMTMPYIGSHGIANEAFIQLAGDAAEGVVIPTGKLLFPSEIPDSDPQSKVLKEFYDQYVSVHQSEPTNFASYAYDAFHLIMDAIEQGNTTREGIRNFLENTQNWAGTTGVFNFSAKDHNGLTSETMVMAEVKGGKWVLKK; encoded by the coding sequence ATGAAACGCATGTGGCGAATCTTGTTGTCGACAAGTCTGGCAGCCGGTCTGGTGATGGCCGGTTGTTCGGGAGGAAGCGGGCAGGGAGAGGCTCCCGAAGAGTATGTGATCGGGGCCGTGGTCTCCAAGACGGGAGCGGCCAGCCCGCTGGGGGAACCCGAGTACAACACCCTGAAACTCCTGGAAAAACAGGTGAATGAACAGGGCAAGATCAAGGTGAGACTCGTTCTCGTCGATGATGAAAGCGACCCGCAAAAAGCACAGGAAGAAACCAACCGGCTGATCCACGATGAAAACGTGCTGGCTCTCATCGGCTCCACCACCACCGGTGCCAGCCTGGCGATGAAAGGACTGGCCATGGAAAACGAAGTTCCCCTGATTTCCCTCGCCGCCAGCGTCAAAGTGGTGCAACCGGTGGAAGAATCCACTTGGGTGTTCAAAACTCCGCACTCGGATGAACACGCCGCCGAACGGGTTCTGGATTGGGCCAAAAAGAACAACTGGACCAAACTGGCCATCATCCATGACTCCAATGCCTTCGGAACCAGCGGCAAGGAAGAACTCTCCAAACTGGCCGGCAAATACGGCGTCTCCATCGTCGCCAGCGAATCGTACAACACCAAGGATCAGGACATGACGGTGCAGCTGACCAAGATCAAAAACTCGGGCGCGCAGGCCATGATCGTGTGGGGAACCAATCCGGGACCGGCCATCATCGCCAAAAACCGCAAAGCGCTCGGCATGACCATGCCGTACATCGGCAGCCACGGAATCGCCAACGAAGCGTTCATTCAGCTGGCCGGCGATGCGGCGGAAGGCGTGGTCATTCCCACGGGCAAATTGCTGTTCCCGTCCGAGATTCCCGACAGTGACCCCCAATCCAAAGTGCTGAAGGAATTTTATGATCAATACGTGTCCGTCCACCAGAGCGAACCCACCAACTTCGCTTCCTATGCCTATGACGCGTTCCATCTGATCATGGATGCCATCGAACAGGGGAACACGACCCGCGAAGGCATTCGCAACTTCCTGGAGAACACGCAAAACTGGGCAGGCACCACCGGCGTGTTCAACTTCTCCGCCAAGGACCACAACGGCCTGACCTCCGAAACGATGGTGATGGCCGAAGTGAAAGGCGGCAAATGGGTGCTGAAAAAATAA